In the uncultured Methanobrevibacter sp. genome, TACATCGATAATTTTAGCATTGATTTTTGTTTTTCTTTTATCCTTGATAGGAACACAGATTGTATCTGTTATTTTCAGGTTCCTGGGTGAAAGAGGCTATTTGGGAAATCTATTTCCAAATGTTCGTGGTGGAATTCCAAGAGGAGTTGGTATAGTTCCATTCATTATATTGTCTCTTTATTTTTTGCCGGGATATAACAGTCTAATTTTGATTATTGGTGTATTCGCATTTATCGATGACCTTCTTGGAAGGAAAAAATCTCCTTTTGGAATTGAATGGGGCCAGCTTTCAAGAGGTATAGGGATGGTTCTGGTAATAATCAACGGTTTTATGTTGGGATTGGGAGTTTCGTCTATATTCATAGCACTTCTTGTCCAGCCGCTAAATATCTCAGATATGCAGCCTGGATCTGCATGTATAGTAACAATGATTATGGCGGTTGTATCCATGACTCTGATGGTTATTATAGGATCTCCTGATGTGGCTGAACTTCCGGCATTTTATACTCCTGTGCTGCTTTTAATTGTTGTTTTAGGTTACTGTCCGCTTGATTTTGCAGGTAAAATTATGCTTGGTGAAGTTGGAAATCATGTATTTGCAATTGCATTGGGCGTTTCATTTTATTTGGTTGGAGGATTATTGAGTTTAATCTTTTTGTTCCTGGTAACTACAGCATTAATCGCATTTGTAAGAAGAAACACGCTCAAAGTTTTCTTCAGACAAAATCTCATGCTTCTTGACCCGACATTCGGAGATTACTTCATGGACGTTCTAACCGGAGGAGGTTTGGGCGACATGTTTAGAAAATGGATTTTCAAACACAATCAGTATGAAGTGACCAATCCTCTCTTAATTAGCTTAGGATTTAGAAGATTGCTGTACAATCCTTATGCATATCATTCCAAAAAGCATGTTTCATCTGATTTAAAACTAAGGTTGGGGGAATAAGTCATGAAAGCACTTTTGGTTGTTACTGGAAGAGGTTTGGGAGGAGATGCAGCTATTGCACTTAATATTATTAAGTCATTTGAAAAGAGAGGAGTGACCTGTGAAATAGCTCTTGACGAATCCGCTCCAGGTATCTTATTTAAAAAGAACGGCTATTCATGGCATAAAATATCCATTCCTCAGGCAGGAGGGCATGCGGCAACAAAATTGTCTGCCGTTAAAGGTGCTTTAAAATTGTTTGCAGCAACATTTAAAGCAAGAAAACTGATAAAAAAAGAAAATTTTGATTTTGTTGTTGGTGTTTTAGGCGGTGGTGCTATTGTAGCTGCTGTAGGTGCAAAACTTGCTCATAAACCTTCATTTTCATTAATTTCAACACCTATTGATTCAAAGGTTTGCCCTAAATTAAATCAGTGTTATGTATTCCCTGAACTTGATAAGTTCAGATGGGAAACATTGCCTAAAAATATTAAAAAGTCATTTTACCCTTTAGCCGATAATATAGGTAAAGGTGATGCTGATATAGCGCTTCAAAAACTTAAAGAATTCCCTAATTTTGATGAAAACAAAAAGACAATAATGTTTTCTTCAGGTTCATCTATATTTAAGGGAATGATTGATGCGGCTAATCTTGTTTCCAAATGCAGCGATGAATATAATCTTGTTTTAATGGGTTTACCTTTACATGATGAATATATGGATTCAATAGATAACGAAAAGATTATTTATGTGGGGTATATTGATTGGATTGGGCATCTGTTTAAATATGCAGACTTGGCAGTCCTGACTGATGACGGAGTATCTATTGGTGAAGCTATAGCTTCTGAAATCCCGATTATCACATTGACAAAAGTGAAATGGGGTAGATATCAGAACATGGCAGGCGTATATGAAGGAGCCATAATAGAATCTGAAGTTGAAGATGTATGCAAAAGCATAGATGAAGTCTTTAAAAATTATGATTCTCTGAAGGAAAATGCTTTGATTTATGCAGATAAATGCTTGTCTGCCGGCGATGATTTGGTAGATGATATATTAAAAAAATTAGAATAGTGGTATTATAACCACATATTTTTTATTATTTTGTAATTTGTATCTGTGGATGGATGTATTTCCAAGAAATTACCATAATCATCCAGATTATAATCCATTCTCATCAGATATGACAGATATGCTACATCACTTACGGATGATGGGGATATTGAATTGATTTTATTGATTTTATTGTTTTTCTTATCGAATTCTATTTCAGCATAACCTGTATCTCCGGTCAATATATGCCAGAAT is a window encoding:
- a CDS encoding cell wall biosynthesis protein; amino-acid sequence: MMYTSIILALIFVFLLSLIGTQIVSVIFRFLGERGYLGNLFPNVRGGIPRGVGIVPFIILSLYFLPGYNSLILIIGVFAFIDDLLGRKKSPFGIEWGQLSRGIGMVLVIINGFMLGLGVSSIFIALLVQPLNISDMQPGSACIVTMIMAVVSMTLMVIIGSPDVAELPAFYTPVLLLIVVLGYCPLDFAGKIMLGEVGNHVFAIALGVSFYLVGGLLSLIFLFLVTTALIAFVRRNTLKVFFRQNLMLLDPTFGDYFMDVLTGGGLGDMFRKWIFKHNQYEVTNPLLISLGFRRLLYNPYAYHSKKHVSSDLKLRLGE
- a CDS encoding glycosyltransferase, which produces MKALLVVTGRGLGGDAAIALNIIKSFEKRGVTCEIALDESAPGILFKKNGYSWHKISIPQAGGHAATKLSAVKGALKLFAATFKARKLIKKENFDFVVGVLGGGAIVAAVGAKLAHKPSFSLISTPIDSKVCPKLNQCYVFPELDKFRWETLPKNIKKSFYPLADNIGKGDADIALQKLKEFPNFDENKKTIMFSSGSSIFKGMIDAANLVSKCSDEYNLVLMGLPLHDEYMDSIDNEKIIYVGYIDWIGHLFKYADLAVLTDDGVSIGEAIASEIPIITLTKVKWGRYQNMAGVYEGAIIESEVEDVCKSIDEVFKNYDSLKENALIYADKCLSAGDDLVDDILKKLE